A window of Auraticoccus monumenti contains these coding sequences:
- a CDS encoding LacI family DNA-binding transcriptional regulator gives MADQRPLGVRIEDVARAVGVSRATATRALRGQGRIAAATRERVERAAAELGYVPNLMATELAAGGTGVIGLMLRDAANPVYGALFSALELAAARAGVELVTVTIGADPGGERQVQALRRLLGMRVAGLLVATGGVDSAQLEPFAAEVPIVRVGRPEPSAAIAAESYDEEWHGALLASRVRELGHRRVVVLGASAETSYGEHRRGEALVAALGGVAVQRLTTGPDPGDGVGAALTEAAAGATAVLCTSDVRQLAVLRALAARGTGAASTGWDGLTPGVDLLGLTTVRVPVEDAAEAAVSRLAGVLDGEAEALPAHRAWRGELLTGRTLSEVER, from the coding sequence GTGGCTGACCAGCGCCCGCTGGGGGTGCGGATCGAGGACGTGGCCCGTGCGGTCGGTGTCTCCCGGGCGACCGCCACCCGGGCGCTCCGCGGGCAGGGGCGGATCGCCGCCGCCACCCGGGAGCGGGTGGAGCGGGCCGCCGCCGAGCTGGGCTACGTGCCGAACCTGATGGCCACCGAGCTCGCCGCCGGGGGCACCGGGGTGATCGGGCTGATGCTGCGCGACGCCGCCAACCCCGTCTACGGTGCGCTGTTCTCCGCGCTGGAGCTGGCCGCGGCCCGGGCCGGGGTGGAGCTGGTGACCGTGACGATCGGCGCCGACCCGGGCGGTGAGCGCCAGGTGCAGGCGCTGCGGCGGCTGCTGGGGATGCGGGTGGCGGGGCTGCTGGTGGCCACCGGCGGCGTGGACTCCGCCCAGCTGGAGCCCTTCGCCGCGGAGGTGCCGATCGTGCGGGTCGGACGTCCGGAGCCGAGCGCGGCGATCGCCGCGGAGTCCTACGACGAGGAGTGGCACGGCGCCCTGCTGGCCTCCCGGGTGCGCGAGCTGGGCCACCGGCGTGTGGTGGTCCTCGGGGCCTCCGCGGAGACGTCCTACGGCGAGCACCGGCGCGGTGAGGCGCTGGTGGCCGCCCTGGGCGGGGTGGCGGTGCAGCGGCTGACCACCGGGCCGGACCCGGGCGACGGCGTCGGCGCGGCCCTGACCGAGGCGGCGGCGGGCGCCACCGCCGTGCTGTGCACCTCCGACGTCCGCCAGCTCGCGGTGCTCCGGGCGCTGGCCGCGCGGGGGACCGGTGCAGCCAGCACCGGCTGGGACGGCCTGACGCCCGGGGTGGACCTGCTCGGCCTGACCACGGTGCGGGTGCCGGTGGAGGACGCCGCCGAGGCCGCGGTGAGCCGGCTGGCCGGGGTCCTCGACGGCGAGGCCGAGGCGCTGCCGGCGCACCGCGCCTGGCGTGGTGAGCTGCTGACCGGAC
- a CDS encoding ABC transporter permease — protein MSAPTTPLEAGPAAPAPVRRPGATRQMLRSPLGVVVVVVVLWFSAAFLVLPNLSLLQTTFAPEGRLTLTAFDRLLSSERALRSLRNSVLLAATLAVTVNVVGIFIVLVTGWFRVRARRVLWLGFATTFIYGGIVLAAGYSFIYGRYGFVTNALARSWPDLDRDWFSGFVAVVLVMTFATTTNHMLFLSAALASIDHQSIEAARLMGASTATILRRIVLPALRPMVFAVTVLTFLTGLGALTAPLVLGGEDFQTVAPMILTFARSTSSRDVAALLAVLLGLATIALLAVMNRVERGGTYFAVAKVAVPIAPQAFQTRWGAVVVQVLAWALWAVYVFPVLCAVVFSFVDARAIMSGSIGAEDLTLEHWTTVLTSADALGPFVVSVVYSGLASLVVVFGLVLVARSLSRWRGWLSSVIEYVLHIPWILPTILIALGLVMTYDEPRLLVVGQVLTGTVVLLGVAYVVVKIPFTLRLLKAAFAAVPDELEDAARILGAGQLTTVRRVVLPLIAPTMAAVTALNFTSLLDDYDAAVFLYHPLFEPLGIAIKQSTEGEANVQSMGITFVYTVLLMLVQGLVLWLVYGRGSTGARRRG, from the coding sequence GTGAGCGCCCCGACCACGCCGCTCGAGGCCGGTCCGGCCGCCCCTGCCCCGGTCCGCCGGCCCGGCGCGACCCGGCAGATGCTGCGCTCGCCGCTGGGCGTGGTCGTGGTGGTGGTGGTGCTGTGGTTCTCCGCGGCCTTCCTGGTGCTGCCCAACCTGTCGCTGCTGCAGACCACCTTCGCCCCCGAGGGCCGGCTCACCCTGACCGCCTTCGACCGGCTGCTCTCCAGCGAGCGGGCGCTGCGGTCGCTGCGCAACAGCGTGCTGCTGGCCGCCACCCTGGCGGTCACGGTCAACGTGGTGGGCATCTTCATCGTGCTGGTCACCGGCTGGTTCCGGGTCCGGGCCCGCAGGGTGCTGTGGCTGGGGTTCGCCACCACCTTCATCTACGGCGGCATCGTGCTCGCCGCCGGCTACAGCTTCATCTACGGCCGCTACGGGTTCGTGACCAACGCGCTGGCCCGCTCGTGGCCGGACCTGGACCGCGACTGGTTCTCCGGGTTCGTGGCCGTGGTGCTGGTGATGACCTTCGCCACCACCACCAACCACATGCTGTTCCTGTCCGCGGCGCTGGCCTCGATCGACCACCAGTCCATCGAGGCGGCCCGGCTGATGGGGGCCTCGACGGCGACCATCCTGCGCCGGATCGTGCTGCCCGCCCTGCGACCGATGGTCTTCGCCGTGACCGTGCTGACCTTCCTCACCGGTCTGGGTGCCCTGACCGCGCCGCTGGTGCTGGGCGGGGAGGACTTCCAGACGGTGGCGCCGATGATCCTCACCTTCGCCCGCTCCACCTCCTCCCGCGACGTGGCCGCGCTGCTGGCCGTGCTGCTCGGGCTGGCCACCATCGCCCTGCTGGCGGTGATGAACCGGGTGGAGCGGGGGGGCACCTACTTCGCGGTGGCCAAGGTGGCGGTGCCGATCGCCCCGCAGGCTTTCCAGACCCGCTGGGGCGCCGTCGTCGTCCAGGTGCTGGCCTGGGCGCTGTGGGCGGTCTACGTCTTCCCGGTGCTGTGCGCGGTGGTGTTCTCCTTCGTCGACGCCCGGGCGATCATGTCCGGCTCGATCGGCGCGGAGGACCTGACGCTGGAGCACTGGACGACGGTGCTGACCAGCGCCGACGCGCTCGGGCCGTTCGTGGTGTCGGTGGTCTACTCCGGGCTCGCCTCGCTGGTGGTGGTCTTCGGGCTGGTGCTGGTGGCGCGCTCGCTGAGCCGCTGGCGGGGCTGGCTGAGCTCGGTGATCGAGTACGTGCTGCACATCCCCTGGATCCTGCCCACGATCCTGATCGCCCTGGGTCTGGTGATGACCTACGACGAGCCGCGGCTGCTGGTGGTCGGCCAGGTGCTGACCGGCACGGTGGTGCTCCTCGGGGTGGCCTACGTGGTGGTGAAGATCCCGTTCACGCTGCGGCTGCTCAAGGCCGCCTTCGCCGCCGTCCCCGACGAGCTGGAGGACGCCGCCCGCATCCTCGGTGCGGGCCAGCTGACCACGGTCCGGCGGGTGGTGCTGCCGCTGATCGCCCCCACCATGGCCGCGGTCACCGCGCTCAACTTCACCAGCCTGCTCGATGACTACGATGCGGCAGTGTTCCTGTACCACCCCCTGTTCGAGCCGCTGGGGATCGCCATCAAGCAGTCGACGGAGGGGGAGGCGAACGTGCAGTCGATGGGCATCACCTTCGTCTACACGGTGCTGCTGATGCTGGTGCAGGGCCTCGTGCTGTGGCTGGTCTACGGCCGGGGCTCGACCGGGGCACGGCGGCGTGGCTGA
- a CDS encoding ABC transporter ATP-binding protein, whose protein sequence is MIRLDSLRVVFDDHVALQGLDLEIGEGEFFTLLGPSGCGKTTALRSLAGFVEPTSGTVHVDGRDVTRVPSERRGVGMVFQSYALFPSMSVRENIAFGLSVQRVARAEQRERVDRVAEQVGLRPEQLSRGVAELSGGQQQRVAIARALVLQPRILLLDEPLSNLDAKLRVQLRGELQRLQREVGITTVYVTHDQEEALALSDRIAVLSEGRLEQVGTPREIYEQPASAFVCDFIGEATHLSAGQLALLAGSGLDVARDSWVRPEHVSLTTGDGLAGVVRAYAYRGSTTAVELEVSGARMLAEVASADAARLGIDDEVRVRVDVAAVHQYGDAA, encoded by the coding sequence ATGATCCGTCTCGACTCGTTGCGCGTCGTCTTCGACGACCACGTGGCCCTGCAGGGCCTGGACCTGGAGATCGGCGAGGGGGAGTTCTTCACCCTGCTCGGCCCCTCCGGGTGCGGCAAGACCACCGCCCTGCGGTCGCTGGCGGGCTTCGTCGAGCCCACCTCGGGCACCGTCCACGTCGACGGCCGCGACGTCACCCGGGTGCCGAGCGAGCGGCGCGGGGTGGGGATGGTCTTCCAGAGCTACGCGCTGTTCCCCAGCATGTCGGTGCGGGAGAACATCGCCTTCGGGCTGTCGGTCCAGCGCGTCGCCCGGGCCGAGCAGCGGGAGCGGGTCGACCGCGTCGCCGAGCAGGTCGGGCTGCGGCCCGAGCAGCTCTCGCGCGGGGTGGCCGAGCTCTCCGGCGGCCAGCAGCAGCGGGTGGCGATCGCCCGTGCGCTGGTGCTGCAGCCGCGCATCCTGCTGCTGGACGAGCCGCTGTCCAACCTGGACGCGAAGCTGCGGGTGCAGCTGCGTGGTGAGCTGCAGCGGCTGCAGCGGGAGGTGGGCATCACCACCGTCTACGTCACCCACGACCAGGAGGAGGCGCTCGCGCTCAGCGACCGGATCGCCGTCCTGTCGGAGGGGCGGCTGGAGCAGGTGGGGACGCCGCGGGAGATCTACGAGCAGCCCGCCAGCGCGTTCGTCTGCGACTTCATCGGGGAGGCCACCCACCTCAGCGCCGGGCAGCTCGCCCTGCTGGCCGGCTCCGGGCTGGACGTCGCCCGCGACTCCTGGGTGCGCCCCGAGCACGTCAGCCTCACCACCGGTGACGGGCTCGCCGGCGTGGTCCGCGCCTACGCCTACCGGGGGTCCACCACCGCGGTGGAGCTGGAGGTCTCCGGGGCCCGGATGCTGGCCGAGGTGGCCAGCGCCGACGCCGCCCGGCTCGGGATCGACGACGAGGTGCGGGTCCGGGTCGACGTGGCCGCGGTGCACCAGTACGGGGACGCGGCGTGA
- a CDS encoding extracellular solute-binding protein has protein sequence MMAFGRRALRGTVALAVAVTTLAACSNQASESGGGGEQAGGDQTLVVYTNSNSDGRGEWVTEKAAEAGFDIEIVGLGGADLTNRIIAEVNNPVGDVVYGLNTMFFEQLKAEQAITAHEPSWAGEVPQDAGDPVDGAYWPLVDQAILTVYDSATTTDAPTDVAQLWTDPAFAGRYEVNTSLGQATPQLVLAGLLAPYAGPDGEVSDEGWAAVQAYYANGSPAVEGTDLYARFERGEVAYGVTPSGGVIARDEQYGTETAVVPASAGVPFVTEQVGVIAGTDSEQRAKEFIDWLGSAEVQGEFATEFNSMPVNEVAAEQANPEVVELVGSVQRADIDYALVREHIGEWVERVELEYLP, from the coding sequence ATGATGGCTTTCGGACGACGGGCTCTGCGCGGGACGGTGGCTCTCGCGGTGGCGGTGACCACCCTGGCGGCGTGCTCGAACCAGGCGTCGGAGAGCGGGGGCGGTGGCGAGCAGGCCGGCGGCGACCAGACGCTGGTGGTCTACACCAACTCCAACTCCGACGGCCGTGGCGAGTGGGTCACCGAGAAGGCCGCCGAGGCGGGCTTCGACATCGAGATCGTCGGGCTCGGCGGAGCCGACCTGACCAACCGCATCATCGCCGAGGTCAACAACCCGGTCGGCGACGTGGTCTACGGGCTCAACACGATGTTCTTCGAGCAGCTGAAGGCCGAGCAGGCCATCACCGCGCACGAGCCCAGCTGGGCCGGCGAGGTGCCCCAGGACGCCGGGGACCCGGTCGACGGCGCCTACTGGCCGCTGGTGGACCAGGCGATCCTCACCGTCTACGACTCCGCCACCACCACCGACGCCCCCACCGACGTGGCCCAGCTGTGGACCGACCCGGCCTTCGCCGGGCGGTACGAGGTCAACACCTCCCTCGGCCAGGCCACCCCCCAGCTCGTGCTGGCCGGGCTGCTGGCCCCCTACGCCGGCCCCGACGGCGAGGTCTCCGACGAGGGATGGGCGGCCGTGCAGGCCTACTACGCCAACGGCAGCCCGGCCGTGGAGGGCACCGACCTCTACGCCCGCTTCGAGCGCGGTGAGGTGGCCTACGGCGTCACCCCCAGCGGCGGCGTGATCGCCCGCGACGAGCAGTACGGCACCGAGACCGCGGTCGTCCCCGCCTCCGCGGGGGTGCCCTTCGTGACCGAGCAGGTCGGCGTCATCGCCGGCACCGACTCCGAGCAGCGCGCGAAGGAGTTCATCGACTGGCTCGGCAGCGCCGAGGTCCAGGGCGAGTTCGCCACGGAGTTCAACTCGATGCCGGTCAACGAGGTCGCGGCCGAGCAGGCCAACCCGGAGGTCGTCGAGCTGGTCGGCTCGGTGCAGCGCGCCGACATCGACTACGCCCTGGTGCGCGAGCACATCGGCGAGTGGGTCGAGCGCGTCGAGCTGGAGTACCTGCCCTGA
- a CDS encoding TrmH family RNA methyltransferase, translating into MALIPVAEATDERLADYVRLRDVSLRRSLETEQGLFIAEGEKVIRRALEAGYRPRSFLLAERWLAGLADLLEQHPGVPVYVVDETLAEWVTGFHVHRGALASLHRETRHGVTEVLAGDRLVVCEDVVDHTNVGAILRSAAGLGFDGCLLAPRAADPLYRRSVKVSMGAVFSLPWARLEDWEDAVPMLGRAGFLTVALALTEDAVDLSEVVARVRAEAVSGRRPRVALLLGTEGAGLSARWVEQAEVVARIPMARGIDSLNVAAAAAVACYALGPAGTAS; encoded by the coding sequence GTGGCGCTGATCCCGGTCGCGGAGGCCACCGACGAGCGGCTCGCCGACTACGTCCGGCTGCGCGACGTCTCGCTGCGCCGCTCCCTGGAGACCGAGCAGGGCCTGTTCATCGCCGAGGGCGAGAAGGTCATCCGTCGTGCGCTGGAGGCCGGGTACCGGCCGCGCTCGTTCCTGCTGGCCGAGCGCTGGCTGGCCGGGCTCGCCGACCTGCTCGAGCAGCACCCCGGGGTGCCGGTCTACGTGGTGGACGAGACACTGGCCGAGTGGGTGACCGGGTTCCACGTGCACCGCGGGGCGCTGGCCTCGCTGCACCGCGAGACCCGCCACGGCGTCACCGAGGTGCTGGCGGGGGACCGGCTGGTGGTCTGCGAGGACGTGGTCGACCACACCAACGTCGGGGCGATCCTGCGCAGCGCGGCGGGGCTCGGCTTCGACGGCTGCCTGCTCGCCCCCCGGGCTGCCGACCCGCTCTACCGCCGCTCGGTCAAGGTCAGCATGGGCGCGGTCTTCTCGCTGCCCTGGGCCCGGCTGGAGGACTGGGAGGACGCGGTGCCCATGCTCGGCCGGGCCGGGTTCCTGACCGTCGCGCTGGCCCTCACCGAGGACGCGGTGGACCTGTCGGAGGTGGTGGCCCGGGTGAGGGCGGAGGCGGTCTCGGGACGTCGGCCGCGGGTGGCGCTGCTGCTGGGGACCGAGGGCGCGGGGCTCTCCGCCCGCTGGGTCGAGCAGGCGGAGGTGGTGGCGAGGATCCCGATGGCCCGCGGCATCGACTCCCTCAACGTCGCCGCGGCGGCGGCCGTCGCCTGCTACGCGCTGGGTCCCGCCGGCACCGCCTCCTGA
- a CDS encoding ABC transporter ATP-binding protein, with protein MAAVVDLAGVSIVRGGSALIDDITWTVDESDRWVVIGPNGAGKTTLLQVLSAHIHPTTGVAGLLGEVLGTVDVFDLRPRIGVTSAALAERIPRGEQVHDVVVSASYAVTGRWREEYDALDHERADELLGQLRVDHLATRTFGTLSEGERKRVQIARALMTDPELLLLDEPAAGLDLTGREALVRTLAELAQDPYAPASVLVTHHVEEIPQGITHALLLREGRVVAAGPLEQTLTEENMTATFGIPLTLRHDGGRWSATAR; from the coding sequence ATGGCGGCAGTGGTGGACCTGGCAGGCGTGAGCATCGTCCGAGGGGGTTCGGCGTTGATCGACGACATCACCTGGACCGTCGACGAGAGCGACCGCTGGGTCGTGATCGGGCCCAACGGGGCCGGCAAGACGACGCTGCTGCAGGTGCTGTCGGCGCACATCCACCCCACCACCGGGGTGGCCGGGCTGCTCGGTGAGGTGCTCGGCACCGTCGACGTGTTCGACCTCCGCCCCCGGATCGGTGTGACCTCCGCCGCCCTGGCCGAGCGGATCCCGCGCGGGGAGCAGGTGCACGACGTCGTGGTCTCGGCTTCCTACGCCGTGACCGGGCGCTGGCGCGAGGAGTACGACGCGCTCGACCACGAGCGGGCCGACGAGCTGCTGGGCCAGCTGCGGGTGGACCACCTGGCCACGCGCACCTTCGGCACCCTGAGCGAGGGTGAGCGCAAGCGGGTCCAGATCGCCCGGGCGCTGATGACCGACCCCGAGCTGCTGCTGCTCGACGAGCCGGCCGCCGGGCTGGACCTGACCGGCCGCGAGGCGCTGGTGCGGACCCTGGCCGAGCTGGCCCAGGACCCCTACGCCCCGGCCTCGGTGCTGGTCACCCACCACGTGGAGGAGATCCCGCAGGGGATCACCCACGCCCTGCTGCTCCGCGAGGGCCGGGTGGTGGCCGCCGGCCCCCTCGAGCAGACCCTCACCGAGGAGAACATGACCGCCACCTTCGGCATCCCGCTGACGCTGCGGCACGACGGCGGACGCTGGTCGGCGACGGCCCGCTGA
- a CDS encoding GntR family transcriptional regulator, with the protein MSTVLRIEVNRSSPVPLYHQVASQLEAAIADGRLPPGSSVENELSLAARLGISRPTARQAMQSLVEQGLVIRRRGVGTQVAPPRIRRPVELTSLWEDLRSSGRTPSTEVLDWRRVRATAELAALMEVEEGAELVTVQRLRSADGEPVALLTNWLPVALAPSAEELAGSGLYDCLRARGVQPRMAHQRIGARLATTAEARMLQEPARAALLTAERTAYDVSGAVIEHGAHLYRASRHLFDTTLWSS; encoded by the coding sequence GTGTCCACAGTGCTGCGGATCGAGGTCAACCGGAGCAGTCCGGTGCCCCTCTACCACCAGGTCGCCTCCCAGCTCGAGGCCGCCATCGCCGACGGGCGGCTCCCGCCGGGCTCGTCGGTGGAGAACGAGCTCTCCCTGGCCGCCCGGCTCGGGATCTCCCGACCCACCGCCCGGCAGGCGATGCAGTCCCTGGTCGAGCAGGGGCTGGTGATCCGCCGGCGTGGCGTGGGCACCCAGGTCGCCCCTCCCAGGATCCGCCGCCCGGTCGAGCTGACCAGCCTCTGGGAGGACCTGCGCAGCAGCGGGCGGACGCCGAGCACGGAGGTGCTGGACTGGCGCCGCGTCCGGGCCACCGCCGAGCTGGCGGCGCTGATGGAGGTCGAGGAGGGCGCGGAGCTGGTGACGGTGCAGCGGCTGCGCTCCGCCGACGGGGAACCGGTGGCGCTGCTGACCAACTGGCTGCCGGTGGCCCTGGCCCCCAGCGCGGAGGAGCTGGCCGGGTCCGGGCTCTACGACTGCCTCCGGGCCCGGGGCGTGCAGCCCCGGATGGCCCACCAGCGGATCGGTGCCCGCCTGGCCACGACCGCCGAGGCGCGGATGCTGCAGGAGCCGGCCCGCGCCGCCCTGCTCACCGCGGAGCGGACGGCCTACGACGTCAGCGGCGCGGTGATCGAGCACGGGGCGCACCTGTACCGGGCCTCCCGCCACCTCTTCGACACCACCCTCTGGTCGAGCTGA
- a CDS encoding carbohydrate ABC transporter permease — protein sequence MSAGTVVDQGRPPVHQPPALRRRASGTGRRGYGMLMTAVLLAVLVAYAIPVLWFLLSSFKPGSELFSLPLSLLPADWTISGYLTAWNRFDFWRYFANTGVVAVVTTLLTVLVSAMTGYALAKYRQWWLRVFFVCILATTMLPTEVIMPSTFAIIRNLGLYDSLAGIIVPSILTATGVFMFRQYFRTVPDELLEAARIDGVGEIRTFFSIMLPLAKPIAITLAIFSFQWRWNDYIWPLIVLNDPNRYTLQLALRSIVGADNIDWSVLLSASIISLLPMVILFAVFQRQVLSADLNSGLKD from the coding sequence GTGAGCGCCGGGACCGTCGTGGACCAGGGACGTCCTCCCGTCCACCAGCCCCCCGCGCTCCGGCGCCGCGCTAGCGGCACCGGCCGACGCGGCTACGGCATGCTGATGACGGCGGTGCTGCTGGCGGTGCTCGTGGCCTACGCCATCCCCGTGCTGTGGTTCCTGCTCAGCTCGTTCAAGCCGGGCAGCGAGCTCTTCAGCCTGCCGCTCAGCCTGCTGCCCGCGGACTGGACGATCTCGGGCTACCTCACCGCCTGGAACCGGTTCGACTTCTGGCGCTACTTCGCCAACACCGGCGTCGTCGCCGTGGTCACCACGCTGCTGACCGTGCTGGTCTCGGCGATGACCGGCTACGCGCTGGCCAAGTACCGGCAGTGGTGGCTGCGGGTGTTCTTCGTCTGCATCCTGGCCACCACCATGCTGCCCACCGAGGTGATCATGCCCTCGACGTTCGCGATCATCCGCAACCTGGGTCTCTACGACTCCCTGGCCGGGATCATCGTCCCCTCGATCCTCACCGCGACCGGCGTCTTCATGTTCCGCCAGTACTTCCGCACCGTGCCCGACGAGCTGCTCGAGGCGGCCCGGATCGACGGGGTGGGGGAGATCCGCACCTTCTTCTCGATCATGCTGCCGCTGGCGAAGCCGATCGCCATCACCCTGGCCATCTTCAGCTTCCAGTGGCGCTGGAACGACTACATCTGGCCGTTGATCGTGCTGAACGACCCCAACCGGTACACCCTGCAGCTGGCGCTGCGCTCGATCGTCGGGGCGGACAACATCGACTGGTCGGTGCTGCTGTCGGCCTCGATCATCTCGCTGCTGCCGATGGTGATCCTGTTCGCCGTCTTCCAGCGCCAGGTCCTCAGCGCCGACCTCAACTCCGGGCTCAAGGACTGA
- a CDS encoding carbohydrate ABC transporter permease gives MTSVTDRVSLEAAPATVRRGGRRPQSGQRLAPALFISVSVVLFATFFVGPAALGIWYSLTDYSGVGDADFVGLENYGELLGDQQFWSSLGRTAVYTVLAVPLHFVAALFVAVLITSPAARGKGLAKIVLFVPWLISPIVTGVIWRWLFGENFGFVNHLLSLVGIGSVRWETDADWALVVVLLAGTWGGTAFNMLLFVAAIRNIPRSYLEAAEIDGASPRRRFFSVTLPLLAPTSFLVVLLGTLGSMKEFAMVQALNGGGPGTENMLIVQYIYRTGFERAEIGYASAVSMVLMAILVLVAVVQLRFDRKEDLS, from the coding sequence GTGACCAGTGTGACCGACCGTGTGTCGCTGGAGGCGGCGCCGGCGACCGTGCGACGGGGCGGCCGCCGGCCGCAGTCCGGGCAGCGCCTCGCCCCGGCGCTGTTCATCAGCGTCTCGGTGGTGCTGTTCGCCACCTTCTTCGTGGGGCCGGCGGCCCTGGGCATCTGGTACTCCCTGACCGACTACTCCGGGGTCGGTGACGCCGACTTCGTCGGCCTGGAGAACTACGGCGAGCTGCTCGGTGACCAGCAGTTCTGGTCCTCCCTGGGGCGCACGGCGGTCTACACGGTGCTGGCGGTGCCGCTGCACTTCGTGGCCGCCCTGTTCGTGGCCGTGCTGATCACCTCACCGGCCGCCCGGGGCAAGGGGCTGGCGAAGATCGTGCTCTTCGTACCCTGGCTGATCTCGCCCATCGTCACCGGCGTCATCTGGCGCTGGCTCTTCGGGGAGAACTTCGGCTTCGTCAACCACCTGCTGTCGCTGGTGGGCATCGGGTCGGTGCGCTGGGAGACCGACGCGGACTGGGCGCTGGTGGTGGTGCTGCTCGCCGGCACCTGGGGCGGCACGGCGTTCAACATGCTGCTGTTCGTGGCGGCCATCCGCAACATCCCCCGGTCCTACCTGGAGGCGGCCGAGATCGACGGCGCCTCCCCACGGCGGCGCTTCTTCAGCGTCACGCTGCCCCTGCTGGCCCCCACCAGCTTCCTGGTCGTGCTGCTCGGCACGCTCGGCTCGATGAAGGAGTTCGCGATGGTGCAGGCGCTCAACGGCGGCGGCCCGGGCACGGAGAACATGCTGATCGTGCAGTACATCTACCGCACCGGGTTCGAGCGGGCCGAGATCGGCTACGCCAGCGCGGTGTCGATGGTGCTGATGGCGATCCTGGTGCTGGTCGCGGTCGTCCAGCTGCGCTTCGACCGCAAGGAGGACCTCTCGTGA